CCCGCGGCTCCTTGCGCCGCACGGCCACCCGCACCTTCGGCCGCCGTAGCGGCGCCAGCTCCTCCAGATGGCGCTCCACTGCGGCGGTCACCCGTTCCCGCAGATCACCCGGCTCGCGCAGCGGTGTGGTGACGCGGACGTCCAGGCGCCTGCGTCCGAGGCGCGCACGGGCCCGCGACACCCCTTCCACGTCGTCGGCGACCGCCGCCATGTACCGGCGTGCCGCACCCTTGGTGATCCCCACCGCCGAGAGCGGGTCGTCCGACGCCAGCGGCACCAGCCGTGGCCGGCCAGGCGTCACCCCGAGCCCCAACAGGACCAGTCCCAGCAGGACGGCGAGCGCCGAGGCCGCCATCGTGGCGGGATCGGCCCAGCGCGCCGCCACCCAGTCCACGGCCCGGTCCAGCGACTCCGCACGCACCGGGCTCCCCGGAGTGGACGCGACCGCCTCGATCAGCGTCAGCACACCGGCCACCGCGAGCGCCACCGCCACCACCGCCGCCGGCACCGACCGATGCGGCCGGAACACCCGGGCCCCGCGCCGCCACGCCTTCCGGCCGCTCACGACTCCTCCGGTCCACGCACCCGAGGCGGTTCGTTCCCGGCGGGTTCTCCGGTGCCGTACGCACGAGGCGGTTCGTTCCCGGCGGGTTCTCCGGTGCCGTAGGCACGAGGCGACTCGTCCCCGGCCGGCTCCCCGGTGCCGTACGCGCCGAGCGGTTCGTCGGCGCCGTACGCGCCGAACGGTTCTTCCGCGCCGTGTGGTTCGCGGGTGCCGTGCACACCGGACGGCTCTTCGGTGTCCTGCCTGATGAGCCGTTCGCGTGCGCCGGCCGGTTCCCCGTCGCGGTTCGCGCCGGGGAGGAGACGGTCCACGTCTATGTCGACCTGGCGGACGTCCAGGCCGGTGAGAGCGTGGACGCGGTCGGTGACGTGGTCGCGGACGCGGCGGGTGACCTCCCGGACCGGTGCGGGGTAGGCCACGGAGAGGTGGATGCGCAGCATGGCGAGGCCGCCGTCGATGTGGCCCGACACCCGTGGTGGCGCGCTCGTGGTGTCGTGTCCCACGGGTACGCCGAGCACGCGGCGGACCGCACGGCCGGCCTCGTCCACCTCGGCGGCGGCCGTGGCGGCGATCCGTTCGAGCACCTTGCCGGAGATCCGGGTCCTGCCGCGTTCCTCAGGTGCGCGGATCCCGGCGGGACCGGCGCTCATGACACGCGTCTGCGGCCGAGCACGCCGCTCATGTCCATGGTGCCGCTCATCGCGCGTCCGGCGAGGAAGCCGATGACGCTGAGGACCAGCACGATCAGGAACACCACGAAGCCGCCGAACGCGCCGGCGAATCCCAGTGCCGTCCCCCACAGCAGGCCTGCCATCGGCCACCAGCGGTTCTCGTCCATGTCGTTCACCCTTCGTCGTGTCGCAGTACTCACGGCCCGCAGGGACCCGCGGGCCTCCGGTCGCTCATCGCCGGTTCCGGGACGGCAGGCGGACGTCCTCGACCCGGACGTCCACCGGTTCACCGGGAACCAGTGGCGCCACGGCGTCGCGCACCCCGGCGGCCACCTCCGCGAGCGGCCTGCCGTAGTCCGCCACCACCGCGACGCGCACCTCCCGCTCCAGCACGGACACCCCACGCACGGCCCGTCCCGCCAGGTGGGTGGCCAGCGGCCCCCGCGCCAGCCCGGCGACCCCCGGACAGTCACATACGGCCCGCGCGATGCGCTCGGCCAGCTCACCGGCCTGTTCCGCCGTGACGTCCGCTTCGGGACCGGCCGGCACGGCCTGTTCCGCCGTGACGTCCGCTTCGGGGCCGGCCGGCACGGCCTGTTCCGCCGTGACGTCTGCTTCGGGGCCGGTGTGCGAACCGGTCTGTTCGGTCGTGACGTCCGCTTCGGGACCGGTCGTTCTCGCTGTGGCGGCCGTGTCGAGGCCGGTGTCGCGCCGGCCGGCCTGACCCGCCGTGCGGCCCATGTCACGCGCACCCGTGGGCTCACCCGCGGGTTCCTTCCCCGGGTGCCGGGGGTTCCGCGCGTTCACTGGACCCGGGACTCCGTGGGTTCCGGCCCCTCCTCGCCAGGCAGGTGGAGGTCCTCGACGGCGATGTTGACCTCGGTGACCTCGAGGCCGCACATGTTTTCCACCTTGTTGACGATGTTGCGCCGGATCCCCGCGGCCACGTCCGGTATCGAGGCGCCGTAGTCGACGATGACGGCGAGGTCCACGGCGGCCTGTCGTTCGCCGACCTCCACCGTGACGCCGGTCGTCGGGCTGACGCCTCCCGAGAAGCGCTCGCGGACGGCGCCGAGGGCCCGGGTCATGCCGGTCCCCACGGCGTGGACCCCGGTCACCTCACGGGCCGCCATGCCGGCGATCTTGGCGACCACCATGTCGGCGATCGTGGTCTTGCCGCGCTCGGTGAGCAGGGTCGTGCCGCCGCCCTCTCTGATCCTCGGACGCGGTACGGTCTCGTTCCTCTGCGTGCTCATCTCGTCCCCCGTTCCCGCGAGACCCTCCCCCCGTGGTGCAGGCGGTGAAGGCACGACGGGCAGCCATGTTCACTCTCACCAGGACTTATGCCCTGTTTTGTCACATTTACCCGTTTTGTCTGGCTGGGGATCAGGCCGGTGCGGGAGCCTCCCAGCGGCCCATCAGGTCGCGGTACAGCGGCGAGGCGTCCATCAGCTCGGCATGCGTGCCGGACATGGCCCTGCTGCCGTCCATCACGAGAATCCTGTCGGCACGGAGCGCCGACGTGAGCCGGTGCGCGACGACGATCAGCGTGCCGTCCCTGCGCGCGAACGCCTCCTCGGCCCGCGCCTCGGCCGCCGGGTCCAGGTGGCAGGTCGCCTCGTCGAGCAGCACCAGCCGCGCCGGGGACAGGTAGGCCCTGGTCAGCGCGATGAGCTGCCGCTCGCCTTGCGACAGAGCGGCCGGGTCCACCTCGGCCGCGTACCCGCCGAGCCGGGCCGCGAGATCGGTCATGCCGACCGCCGCCACAGCGGCGTCGAGCTCGATCGAGCCGGGGGAGTCCGCCAGGTACGCGAGGTTCTCGCCGAGCGTGCCGCGGAAGACGTACGCCTCCTGCGGGATGAGCACGCGGGTCCGGCTCAGCGCGGCCCGGCCGAGCGTGTCCACCGGCACCCCGCCGATCAGCACCCGTCCCTCCTTGGGCCGGAGCACCCCCGCCGCGAGCGCCGCCACCGTGGACTTGCCGATGCCGCTCGGCCCGATCACCGCGAGGTGCTCACCGTCCGGCACCTCCAGGTCGAGACCGGCCACCACCGGCTCCGCGCCGAGGCCGTACGCGAACGTCACTCCGCGCATGCGCACCGCGCCGCCGCGCGGCGTCCCGCGCGGCGTCCCGCGCGGCGTCCCGCGCGGCGGACCGGCCTCGGGGGAGCGGCCGGCGGGGAGGGTCGTGGTGTTTCCGCCGGTGGTCAGGATGCGTTCGAGTGCGACGGTGAGGCGCACGCCGTTCACGCCGATGCCCTGCACGAGGCTGCCGAGGGCCGGGGTGAGGGACTGCGCGACGTACGTCAGCGTGCCGAGCACCACCCCGGCGGTCGCGCCGTCGCGTACCAGGGACGGGGTGGCGGCCAGCACCAGCAGGATCGGCAGCCAGCCGCCGACGGCCAGCGACAGCGTGCGGACGGACGTGAGGCGGGCCAGCCCGGTGGCGGCGCCGGCCTGCTCGTCCACGGCCCGGCCGACCCGCGCCGCCACCCGGCCCTCGGCGCCGCAGGCGCGCACGTCGCGCAGGCCGTCCACCATGGCGGCCAGCGACGCCGCGGTACCCTCCTCGGCGAGGATGGCCCGCCGCTGCCGTGCCGCCATCGAAGGCAGCGACGTCACGAAGAGCGCCAGCCCGGCCAGCAGCGGCAGGAGCACCAGCGGCAGCACCGAGCCCATCAGCGACCACACACCGAGGACCACGCCGGTCACCGAGAACGCGAACGACCGGACCACCGCGATGACCGCGGCGAACGCGTCCCTCGCCAGCTCGACCTGCCGGTTGAGCCGCGCCACCGCCGCGGTGTCCTGGCCCCTGCCGGTGGCCGCCGCGCGGTGCAGCGTGCCCGCCACCACGCGGGTCAGCAGGTCGTCACGGAACGGCTCCACGATGCCGGCGATGGCGAGCAGCACCTGCCGCGCACCGATCGCCGCGGCGAGCCAGGCGGCGGTCAGGATGCACAGCCACCCGAACCCCACGGCGGGCCGCCCCACCGCGAAGCCGTCGTCCAAGGCGTGCGCGACGGCGAGCCCCGACACGAACGACGGCGCGGTCTCGGCGAACGACCACAGCAGCAGCCGCACCACATGCCGCCGCCGCCGAGCCAGGGCCGCACGCAGCACCCCGCCGACTGTGGTCCCGTCCCTCGTCACGGCGCGTCCCCTCACTCCGCCGACTGTGGCTCCGTCCCCCGTCACGGCGCGTCCCCGCACCGCGCGAGAGGGTCCGGGGAGAGCTCGGCCGTGACCTCGAAGATCGACCGGTACTCGGGGTCGTGCCACAGCGCGTCGTGGGTGTCCTGACCGCGCACCCGGCCGTCCTCCAGCCAGACGACCAGGTCGGCGCGGGCCGCGGTGGCGGCGCGGTGGGCCACGATGAGCCGGGTGCGGCCCCGCAGGGTGCCGGTCAGCGCGCGCGCCACCTGGTGCTCGGTGACGGTGTCCAGGCTGGAGGTGGCGTCGTCCAGGACGAGCACCCGGCCCCCGTGCGCGAAGGCCCTGGCCAGGCCGATGCGCTGCCGTTCGCCGCCGGACATCGGCGCCTCGTCGAGCGCGGTGTCGTACCCGCGCGGCAGCCGCCGGATGAACGAATCGGCCGCCGCCGCGCCGGCCGCGGCCCGCACGATCGACGCGCCACGACCTTCCCGCACTCCGCCGGCCGCCTCGCCGCGCGTGGTGACCGGCCGTCCCGCCGCGATGGCGTCGGCGACGCTGGTGCCGAACAGGACGGGCCGCTCGAAGGCGTACGCCACCGCCTCCCGCAGCGCCGTGTGACCGAGGCTCCGCAACGGCACACCGTCGAGCAGCACCTCGCCGTCGTCGGGGTCGGCGAGCCTCCCCGCCACCGCCGCCAGGGTGGACTTGCCGCTTCCCGACCGTCCCACCACGGCCACCGCCGTCCCGGCGGGGATGTCCAGGTCGATGTCGCGGAGCGCGTCGCGTCCGTCCACGCGGACGCCGACCCCCCGGAACTCCAGCCGTCCGCCGGGGCCGTCCTCCGGCAGGCGCAGGTCGCCGTACGCGGGAGGCGTGTGGCCGAGCAGAGCGGTGAGGCGGCCGGCGGCGGAGCGCGCGCGGGCCAGGCGGTTCAGGTGGCCGAGCGCGGAGGCGAGACCGGCGCCGAGGACGGTGTAGCGCGCGGCGGCGAACAGCTCACCCGCGGTCAGGTGGCCGCCGGACAGCAGCAGGCCCCCCACCCCGAGCACCGTGACCTCCAGCATGGGGACGACGATGGCCGCCTGCACACCGGCGCGTGCGTTGACGCGCCACAGCGCCATGCCGTGGCGGCGAAGCCGGGGGAGGGGGGACAGGACGCGGCGGGTCTCCAGGTCCTCGGTGCCGGCGGCGGCGATGGTGCGCGCGCCGGAGAGCGCGTCGACGAGGCGGGTCGCGAGGTCGCTCTGCGCCTGCTGGTACCCGGAGGAGACGCTGGTGGTCTCGCGCAGGAACGCGCGCAGCACCAGGCCGATCACGGCGAGGCCCGCCGCGAAGGCCACCGCGAGCCGCACGTCGATGAGCGCCAGCGCGACCAGGGCTCCGGCGGCGGGGACGAGCAGCGCGACCGCGGTGATGACGGACTCCGGTGCGGTGCCGGTCTCGTCGGCGTTGGCACCCGCACGGGTGACCAGGTCACCGGCGGAGAAGTGCCGCGACAGGCCGGGTCCGGTGACGAGGACGTGCCGGACGACGCGGCGGCGCAGCCTGCGTGCCGCCTGCGCGCTGCCGGCCCCCGCGGCGAGCACGGCCACCGCGTCGCAGGCCACCACGGCGGCGATCAGCACCGCGCACGTCACGAAGGCCGTGCCGAGGGTGCCGCCTGGTGTGACCAGTGCGTCCACCGCGCGGCCGAGCGCGGCCGGCAGCAGCAGCTCGACCACGGCCGCGGTCAGCGCGGTCGCCGCGTACACCGAGGGCCACGCGCCGCTGCGCCGCAGTACGTCACGCAGCAGCCCGTCACCGGAGGCCGGTCCGGAGATGCCGGTTCCCTGGCTTGGCGTCGCCTGGGTTTCCGACATGCCGGCGTTTCCCTTCGAAGGATCCCGGGAATGAACGTGCCTGGAGCGGCCGGGCAAGGGCCGCCCCAGGCGGGTTGTTCAGCGGCGTGCTCTGCTCGCGCGGAGCACGCTCAGGCTGTGAGGGTTCAGCCGCAGATGATGCTCAGGCTGCTGTTCTCGTGGGGGGTGCACCCCAGGAGGGACAGGTTGCTGCCGCCGCCGCCGCCACCGGCGAGTTCCATGTCCTGCAGGTCGAGAAGCGCCATGATCGTGCCTTTCTTACGGATGTGAAACGCTGGGTCGTGCACGGCCGAGGGCCGGCCGCTGGCGCTGCGGTGAGGGTTCAGCCGCAGATGATGCTGAGGCTGCTGTTCTCGTGGGGGGTGCACCCCAGGAGGGACAGGTTGCTGCCGCCGCCGCCACCGCCGGCGACCTCCATGTCCTGCAGGTCCAGAAGAGCCATGTGTTCACCTCCTTCTTCAGGTGTCCGTCGGGTCCACCGCTCCGGCGGGGGTGCCGGAGGGGGAGTCTTGGGGGAGGATGAACGGCAGCCGCACCGGCCGGTCGTGCAGCGCGGCGCCGAGCGCCAGCAGCACACCGGCCGTGCCGGTCGCCAGGTCCATCGAGAGCCGGAGCAACTGGTTGCCCGGGAAAGCCAGCCCGCCGCGGTACGGCGTGGCGTGCCAGGCGAGGCCCTCGACCTGTCGCGCGACCTCGGGTGAGGTGCGGTCCAGGCCGGGCCGCAGGCCCGAGCACAGCGCCGCGATCATGCCGCCGCGGCCGGAGAACAGGCCGCACTGCACGTAGTAGTCCAAGGTGGCGACCGGTGCGATCGCCGCGAGGGACGCACCGAACGCCTCGTCGTCGCGGTGCCGCAGGTACTGCGCGAGGACCATGCCGATGCCGGCCGAGCCCTCGTCGACGTACGGGTTGGTGCGCCAGCCCTGCTGCACCTGCAGCTGACCGTCCTCGCGGACCGTGCAGCGCTTGAGGTCCTGCCGCAGCGCGGTGTGCGCCAGGTCGAGCATGGTCTGGTCGCCGGTGGCCTCGTACATGCGCAGGAACAGCAGCGCGGGTCCGGACGAGCCGTGCATCAGGCCGGCGTGCGGGTTGCCGCCACCGCTCACCTCGGCGACGCTCTCGACGTCGCCGAGCCGCTCGGCCACCACACCGGTGACCTCGGCGGCGGCGCGCGTGAGGTCGCTCTCGCCGGTGACCTGGCCGAGGTGCAGCAGGTTGAGCCCGATGCCGGCCAGGCCGGCGTGCAGGCTCAGCCCGAGCCGTTGCCACCGCTCACGCAGGCACAGGGAGACCAGCTCCAGCGCGTCGTCGCGCCGGCCGAGCTCCTCGAAGGCGTACGCGACGCCGTGCAGGCCGTCGTAGAAGCCGAGGCCCGTGCCGGGCTTGGGGGAGAACGCGCGCTTCCTGAGCCACTCCTCGTGCTCGGGGTGTCTCCCGGCGCCGGTCGCCGCCAGCGCGTACAGCACACCTGCGGCGCCGGTCGCCAGGTTGAGGCCCCCGCCGGGCTGGAACTGCGTGATGTCGCCGGGGAAGAGCCGGTCGTCGCGCTCGGGGGTGGCGGAGGCGAGGATGGCCCGTGCCGCGGCGTCGCGCACCTCCTGCCACGGGGCCCGGCCGGGGAGCGGCAGTTCCCGCATGCGCGCGTCGTCGTGCGGCCCCTCGCCCAGGATCAGGCTGACGGCCTCGTCGAGGTAGCCGGCCGGCACGGGGAACGTCCCGGCGGCCAGCTCGGCCAGGTGGTTCACCTTGGGCCGGTGCAGCGGGATGAGCACGGTGGACATCGGCGCGAACAACCCGAGGCGCAGGCAGGCCAGGGAGTAGCGGTCGGCGTGGACGCCGAGGCGGTCGGCCGGGGGGCAGAAACCGGGGTGCGCGAGCGTGGGCCTGGCGTTCCGCTCGGCGAGGGTCGCGACCTCGAAGTCGATGAGCACGACACGGTCGCCGTCCACCAGCACGTTGAACGGGTGCAGGTCGCCGAACACGACCCCGCGCTCGTGCAGCGCCGCCACGGCGTCCTCGACCTTGGCGAGCGTCTTCATGGTCCACTCGGTGAACTCGGCCGCGTGCTCGGGGGTGATGACGGCACGGGTCAGGGGGTGCCGGTGCACCGACTCCTGGCTGAGCGTGGTGCCGTCGACGAATTCCTGCACGAGGAAGTGGTGCTCGCCGAGGGTGAAGTAGTCGTACAGCTGCGGCACGACGTCCAGGCCCTTGAGCCGGCCGAGGATGTCGGCCTCGTGCCTGAGCCGTGCCACGGCGTCGCGGCCGACGGCGTCGAGCCCGGCGTAGGGCCTGGCCTCCTTGAGCACGACGGTGCGGCCGTCGCGGGTGTCGGTGCCCTTGTACACGCCGCCGCCGTTGGAGAAGTGGAGGACCTTCTCCACGGTGTACGGCAGGCCCTCCAGGGTCACCGCGTTGCGCGCGGCGAGATGGGGGGCGAGGAAGTCCGGCAGGGTCACCCAGGACGGCGGGGAGAACGAGGGGCCGCGGCGGTCGGGGACGAGGTTGCCGTCGGGGTCCTCTATGGCGAGCACCTGCTCGCGGTTGCCGTCCACGCAGTAGCGCTCGGCGAAGCCGCCGTACCGGACGAACAGGGGCCCCTCACCGATGCGCAGGTCGCTGAGGATGTACGGCCCCCGCACGCCGTGCAGGAGCTCGCCGAGCTCCTTGAGCACGAGTTCGAACTCGTCGACGTCCGCCGGGTACATCGTCACGAGCTTGCCGCTGCCGCCGCGGTCGGCGTACTTGCTGTTGAGCATCATGACGACGCGGGGGCCGCGCAGGAACTTGAAGGGCAGCCGGCGGCCGACGCAGTAGTCGAAGACGGCGTCCAGGGTGCGCTCGGCGTCGTCCAGGCACGAGGAGACGTGGATCTTCCAGCCCTGGGGAGGCAGGGGCCGGTCCTGCGGCATGTAGTGGAACCAGGTGTCGGTCGGCCGGTGGAGCCAGCCGGCGGGGACGGCCCTGGACGCCGCGGGAAAGTCGGGGTGGTCGGAGCGCTTACCGTCAAGGGAGTCGTAAAACAGCGGATCAGCCAGGCAATACATCGCGTATTTGTCGATCACCGCTGGACACCCCTCTCTTGGCTCGATCGCTCGATCGCTAGGAGGAGAATTACGGATAACCAGACCTGTGCCTAGTGACACGTTCCATTGGTCACATGGGAGGGTGTCACTGTTCGTGTCATGACGTTCGTCATATTTTCCCCCTACGAGCTGTGATTAGTTGTGCGGTGGTAGTGCATGACTCGTTGCAAAATTCCTTGTTGTCCTGGTTTGCCACTGCCTGTAGGGCTCTGGCCTGCGGCCGAATGATGTTCGGAATGCTGGCCCCCGGGGTCGGTGGGGCATCCGAGGGCTTTCGGACAGCAGGCGGTTGTCAAGGCTTGACGTGATTCTTATGTCCTGGTTCGGGAGGATGTGGAGCTTCCTGGGGAGACTTCTGCTGTCGTAGCGTCCCTGCCAGATGCGGCATTTCTGCGGCCGTGCGGGACGGTGGACGCGCTCCGCGGGAAGAGGTCAGGTTTAGCCTCCTCTTCCTCGGGTAGAAGCAGGGTTTTTCGTTCGGGGGGGATTCTATGGGAACGCCGGAGTTCATACACGTACAAAAGTATTTGTCCGGAGTCGACTACCCGGTAACGAAAGAGCAGCTGCTGGAACACGCCAAGAGCCACAAGGCCGACGAGAAGGCCATGGAGGCACTGCGGCAGCTTCCCGAGGGCACCTTCGACGGCCCCAACGCCGTCAGCAAGGCGGTCGCTCGCACCTGAGCGGCTCTCACCGCGAACACGGCCGATCTCCGGCTGAACCGGACGCCGCCGGGCCGCGTACCTCCCCATGTCGCGTCCCGGCGACGTCCGCCGTTCATGGAGGAGGCCCCCATTGCCTGTGTCGCCTGGTGCCGGCGAGGCCGGCCCGCCGCGTGCCGAGGCGCACAGCCCGTCGTACTTCTCGCTGCTGCGCGGAAGTCCCGGGCTGCGCGAGGCGCCGGTGGACTTCTGCATCCCCTGCAACCCGTACTTCCCCACACCGGAGCTGTTCGGGCTGCTTCAGCAGAACCTCACGACGATCCTGAAGTACTACCCGAGCGACGCCGGCGCCATCACCGCCGAACTCGGCTCGTTGCTGGGGCTCCAGCCGCAGACCCTCGTCATGGGCAACGGCTCCACCGAACTGATCACCTGGATCGACCACCTGCTGATCCGTGAGAGCGTCGCCGTCCCCGTGCCGACCTTCGGCCGCTGGACCGACCAGCCGCTGGAGACCGGCAAACGGGTGGACATGTACCGCCTGCCGGAAGAGCGGGGATTCGCCTTGGACACCGAGGACTTGGTGCGCTTCATCCGCGCACGCGGCTCACGGGCCGCGGTGATCTGCAACCCCAGCAACCCCGACGGCGGCTACCTGCGCCGCGCACAGGTGATCGACCTGCTCGACCGGCTCACCGACCTGGACCTGGTCGTGGTGGACGAGTCGTTCATCGACTTCGTCGACGAGGAGCACTCGCCGAGCGTCGCCGACGAGGCCGCGCTGCGGCCCAACGTCGTCGTGCTCAAGAGCCTCGGCAAGAACTTCGGCCTGCACGGCATCCGCTTCGGCTACATGGTGGCCAACCCGGCGCTCGCCGGCACGGTGCGCCGCATGCTGCCGAAGTGGAACCTCAACTCGTTCGCCGAGGCGGTCGTGTTCCTGCTCAAGGAGCACACGCGGGCCTACCAGGAGAGTCTGCGGCTGGTCGCGGCGGACCGCCGGTCGATGCTCCAGCAGCTGTCGGCGCTGCCGGGGCTCAAGGTGTACCCGTCGCAGGGCAACTTCTTGCTGGTGCGGCTGCCGGACGGCAAGGACGGGGTGCACCTGCGCGACCACCTGCTGTCGTCGTACAACCTGCATGTGCGCGAGTGCGGCAACAAGCTCGGTTCGAGCAGCCGCTTCCTGCGGTTCGCCGTACGGCCCCGCCAGGACGTCGTCCGGCTCGCCGACGGCCTGCGTGCCTACCTGTACGCCGGATCCGGCCGCGTCACGGCCGCCATCACCTCCGCCGCCGTCGTCCCGCCGTCGCCGCCGTCCGCGCCGTACCGGGAGGAGCCGGCCTACCTGGAGAAGCCCGCGTACCGGGAGGAGCCGGCGTACCGGGAGAAGCCCGCGTACCGGGAGGAGCCCGTCTACCGCGCCGAGACGTACGCCACACCGGCCCCCGCGGTGACCGAGGCGCCGGTGTACCGCATGGAACCGGCGCGGCGGGAGACGCCGTACCCGGAGGACCCGTTCGTCGTCGGCGGGGACGACCCGCGGCACCGCAGGCTGGACCCCCTGGACCTCAGCACCCGCTGGACGTTCGGTGAGGACACCTCGCCGTTCCGCGCGCTCGGTGACGGCCGGGCCGAGCACACGCGGGGGTACGACCACCGGAGCTGAGGAGAAACGGAGAATGAGGGACATATGGCGTCACATGACGCCATATGTCTGCCAGGTTGCGTCATGCGATCCCCGCACCTGCTAGGACTATGGACGTCCCGCCGGGGCACTGAACCTTGTGGTGCGGCGACCGGCACAGCGGGTGAGGGAGCACGATGAACGTACTCGGCATCGACATCGGGGGATCCGGGATCAAAGGCGCACCGGTCGACGTCACGACCGGCACGGTGATCGGGGAGCGGTGGCGCATCCCCACACCCGACCCCTCCGAGCCGGCCGCCGTGGCCGCGGTGGTCCGGGAGATAGCGGACCATTTCTCCTGGCAGGGGCCGATCGGCGTCACATTCCCCGGCGTCGTGGTCGACGGGGTCACCCGCACCGCCGCCAACGTCGACAAGGCATGGATCGGCCTGGACGCGCGCAAGCTGTTCAGTGAGGCCACCGGCCAGGAGGTCACCGTGCTCAACGACGCCGACGCGGCCGGTGTCGCCGAGGCGCTGTTCGGCGCGGGTCACGGCCGGCGGGGCCTGGTGCTCATGCTGACCTTCGGCACCGGCATCGGCAGCGCGCTGATCATGGACGGGCTGCTCATCCCCAACACCGAGTTCGGCCACCTGGAGCTGGACGGCCACGAGGCCGAGCACCGCGCGTCCGACCACGCGCGCGAGAAGCACGACCTGAGCTGGGACAAGTGGGCCGAGCGCGTGCAGGCGTACCTCGAACACGTCCGCATGCTGCTGTCCCCGCAGCTGATCATCATCGGCGGCGGCGTGAGCAAGAGAGCCGACAAGTTCCTGCCGCACATCGACCTCGGTGACACGCCGGTGGTCCCCGCGCGGCTGCTCAACAACGCCGGCATCATCGGCGCCGCCTTGGCCGCCGCTCCACGCGCCGTCTGACAC
The window above is part of the Sphaerisporangium rubeum genome. Proteins encoded here:
- the lanKC gene encoding class III lanthionine synthetase LanKC — encoded protein: MIDKYAMYCLADPLFYDSLDGKRSDHPDFPAASRAVPAGWLHRPTDTWFHYMPQDRPLPPQGWKIHVSSCLDDAERTLDAVFDYCVGRRLPFKFLRGPRVVMMLNSKYADRGGSGKLVTMYPADVDEFELVLKELGELLHGVRGPYILSDLRIGEGPLFVRYGGFAERYCVDGNREQVLAIEDPDGNLVPDRRGPSFSPPSWVTLPDFLAPHLAARNAVTLEGLPYTVEKVLHFSNGGGVYKGTDTRDGRTVVLKEARPYAGLDAVGRDAVARLRHEADILGRLKGLDVVPQLYDYFTLGEHHFLVQEFVDGTTLSQESVHRHPLTRAVITPEHAAEFTEWTMKTLAKVEDAVAALHERGVVFGDLHPFNVLVDGDRVVLIDFEVATLAERNARPTLAHPGFCPPADRLGVHADRYSLACLRLGLFAPMSTVLIPLHRPKVNHLAELAAGTFPVPAGYLDEAVSLILGEGPHDDARMRELPLPGRAPWQEVRDAAARAILASATPERDDRLFPGDITQFQPGGGLNLATGAAGVLYALAATGAGRHPEHEEWLRKRAFSPKPGTGLGFYDGLHGVAYAFEELGRRDDALELVSLCLRERWQRLGLSLHAGLAGIGLNLLHLGQVTGESDLTRAAAEVTGVVAERLGDVESVAEVSGGGNPHAGLMHGSSGPALLFLRMYEATGDQTMLDLAHTALRQDLKRCTVREDGQLQVQQGWRTNPYVDEGSAGIGMVLAQYLRHRDDEAFGASLAAIAPVATLDYYVQCGLFSGRGGMIAALCSGLRPGLDRTSPEVARQVEGLAWHATPYRGGLAFPGNQLLRLSMDLATGTAGVLLALGAALHDRPVRLPFILPQDSPSGTPAGAVDPTDT
- a CDS encoding histidinol-phosphate transaminase, which encodes MSPGAGEAGPPRAEAHSPSYFSLLRGSPGLREAPVDFCIPCNPYFPTPELFGLLQQNLTTILKYYPSDAGAITAELGSLLGLQPQTLVMGNGSTELITWIDHLLIRESVAVPVPTFGRWTDQPLETGKRVDMYRLPEERGFALDTEDLVRFIRARGSRAAVICNPSNPDGGYLRRAQVIDLLDRLTDLDLVVVDESFIDFVDEEHSPSVADEAALRPNVVVLKSLGKNFGLHGIRFGYMVANPALAGTVRRMLPKWNLNSFAEAVVFLLKEHTRAYQESLRLVAADRRSMLQQLSALPGLKVYPSQGNFLLVRLPDGKDGVHLRDHLLSSYNLHVRECGNKLGSSSRFLRFAVRPRQDVVRLADGLRAYLYAGSGRVTAAITSAAVVPPSPPSAPYREEPAYLEKPAYREEPAYREKPAYREEPVYRAETYATPAPAVTEAPVYRMEPARRETPYPEDPFVVGGDDPRHRRLDPLDLSTRWTFGEDTSPFRALGDGRAEHTRGYDHRS
- a CDS encoding DUF2795 domain-containing protein gives rise to the protein MSGVDYPVTKEQLLEHAKSHKADEKAMEALRQLPEGTFDGPNAVSKAVART
- the ppgK gene encoding polyphosphate--glucose phosphotransferase, yielding MNVLGIDIGGSGIKGAPVDVTTGTVIGERWRIPTPDPSEPAAVAAVVREIADHFSWQGPIGVTFPGVVVDGVTRTAANVDKAWIGLDARKLFSEATGQEVTVLNDADAAGVAEALFGAGHGRRGLVLMLTFGTGIGSALIMDGLLIPNTEFGHLELDGHEAEHRASDHAREKHDLSWDKWAERVQAYLEHVRMLLSPQLIIIGGGVSKRADKFLPHIDLGDTPVVPARLLNNAGIIGAALAAAPRAV